In Mytilus edulis chromosome 8, xbMytEdul2.2, whole genome shotgun sequence, the genomic window tttttctatggtcgggttgttgtctctttgacacattccccatttccattctcaattttattaagatgGACTTTTGTGTAATAAACATTTAccctcattcatatttttttttcattatgataTATGCAGTATAGATATACATATACAGATGAATACTCTGCCAAATATTATTAAtgaacaagtgtggacacaaacCAGCATGAATAGTATCCACCATTCTAAGACTATAACATGGCAATAAATAGTTCCTAAGGATTGACAATTTATTCTACCAAAACAAAATTGGAACTTGATGTATCAGTTGTCATATTTAAACTGgattatataccaaatataaaatCGAAATCTTTAAACATGATGAAAAAAAGTGTCAAAGACTGATTACGTTTTTTAGTTTCCTAATTTCCTAAGTCCAAGAACCATAACTTTGCAAAAATCATCAGACCACAACAGAATTGGAACTTTATCTGTAATTTGTCATAGTTAAACTATACACCAACTataaaatcaatatattcaagaatgacataaaactagaggctctaaagagcctgtgtcgctcaccttggtctatgtgaatattcaacaaaggacacagatggattcatgacaaaattgtgtttatagTGATTGTgatgtttttgtagatcttactttactgaacattcttgctgtgtacaattatctctatctataatgattggattcagtggaaaatgttagtaaaaatttacaaattttatgaaaattgttaaaaattgactataaagggcaataactccttagggggtcaatcgacaattttggtcatgttgacttatttttagatcttactttgctgtaaattattgctgtttacagtttaactatctataataatattcaagataataacaaaaaccagcaaaatttccttaaaattaccaattcagggacagcaacctaacaaccagttgtccacgTCATCTGAAAATGTTacagcagatagatcttgacctgataaacaatatcaacccctatcagatttgctcttaatgcttcggtttttgagttataagccaaaaactgcattttacccctatgttctatttttagccatggcagccatggcggtcggttggccgggtcactggacacaaattttaatctaaataccccaatgaggattgtggccaagtaaagtttaatttggccccgtagttttagaggagaagatttttgtaaaagataactaagatttacgaaaaatggttaaaagttgactataaagggaaataactcctaaagggatcatctgaccattttggtcctgttgacttattggtgaatcttactttgctgaacatttttgcagtttacagtgtatctctatctataataatattcaagataataaccaaaaacagcaaaatttccttaaaattaccaattcagggacaacaacctaacaaccagttgtccaattcatctgaaaatttcagagcagatagatcttgaactgataatcaattaaaatatgtcagatttgctctaaatgctttggtttttgagttataaaccaaaaactgcgttttacccctatgttctatttttagccatggcggccatcttggttcgatTGCCGGGGTTCGATGGCCGGGGTtcgatggccgggtcaccggacacaattttttaaaataaataccccaatgatgattgtggccaagtttggttttatttggctcagtagtttcagaggagaagatttttgtaaaagttaacgaagaCGGACGACatacgccaagtgatgagaaaagctcacttggcccttcaggccaggtgagctaaaaatgtggaaaactgatttaTCAGACAGACAGGATGAAATCCCTAAGTCCACGTCAGCTTCAACGGTAAGGGGCTTTATGGGTAATTGGAAGATATCAGCAAATATACAATGGGATTTTTTACCTGTTCAACCATGTATATGGTGTCATCTTCTTGAtcagctgactcatataatactTCATCTGATGATTTCTCTATTTTTACCAGGGTTTCTGTTAAGTCATCACATTTCTTACACACTTGGTTGTGCTCATGTTGACAAGAAGCAGTATATTCTTTTGATTGATCTGATAAGGCAAAGTTACAACAATGGTCTGCAGTTTCAGATTCTTTGGAAATATGCAACTGAAAAGAATAAAAAAGTTCATGTTATAATTATCTTCATTTTTGTTGCAACTGAGAGGAAAGTCTGGAAGTTAAGAAAGAGTTTCTTGAATGTGTAGCTACTCGGTATTAATTGTTAGCACAGTTGTGTTTAACAGTTGCTGGTCTACAATGTCCTCAAATATTGgagaattttttttctatggaattcagaaattcatttttattaatggAAAATTTAGATGTGCATAATATtctcattttgtttttacattgataCACAACATGACATTTCTTACAAATAATAAGTTAATTACCTTGTATTCTATTTTGAGGTACTGCTTCCCCAAGGTTAAGGATTTCTGGATAGACTCTTGCCATAGTGCTCCCTTCCCCAGTTTTCCAAGTAATTCTGCAACTTTTTTTAGATCTTCAAATGCTTTGGCTCCATCAGCAGCATAGTTGTCCAACCCCTTCATGCACTTTCTAATGTTTGGTTCAACTGCCTCCATTATTCTCAAATAGGATCTTGAACTTGCTGTGGCATCAAAATGTGTGTCTTTACAATAGGATTCATATTGTTCAATAACACGGGTTCTTACactgttcaatattatttttGGCACATGAAACACTTCCCCTGATGAAATCTTGAGATGTGTCTCTCCATATGGTGCATCTGTGATTATGGATGGACTCATAATGAAGTCCATGAAATGGCTTATCTGCTCATCTGTCAAACCCTCTCGACTATATGATGTTTTACTAACAGGTTGTCCAGTACCAATCATTGAAGAATGTTTTCTGGCTGTGGTGTACTTGTATTTTGACAAGTCAGGAATAAATTCCTTAATTGCTTTCAAGGAGTAATTTCCCCCAAACAGAGATAAAATCTGTCTTTGTGTTCCCCAATCTGTGGCTTGGTTATATGCAGCAGATAAAACTTCAAGCATATTATTGTCATCTGATTGTGTTGAAGACAATCTTTGTAGCACAGCATTTGATAAAGAAGACACTTGTCCAGGAGCAATAACATTCAAAACTTCTTGAAAGATTGAAGTTGCTGTATTTGTGTGATTTCTTCTAGTGCGCTCAGACGCTTCCTCCCAATTACACTGTAGCTGGCTGACTGGATCTAGACCACAAACAGTCAAAAAATAATCCAGGGCTTTTCTTTTTAAGTCATTTTCAGGCACAGACTCTTGGCTGTCAGGCCGCCAAACACTACCCTGAGATTCATCATCTGTAAAATCTGTCTGGGAAAATTCCTACAAAGAATATgtttatatcaaatttaataaaaaatcttgcactgattataaatatttaaaaaaattaagtgtTATAACATTTAGTGCTGAACTTTTGATCGAGGTATAGCCAATATACACATTTAATGAATTTATACCTATGAAAGTGTTAACGAGGTAATTTTCCATAATATAAATATTTCCAAGCAGGcaactctttttaaaaaaagttcatTTTAGAACTTGTCggagatattgctgatattaaccttTAGTACTAGTATAAGTTATATACAAAAAACCTCACAGGAATTCCTCCTTTGGGAGCACTTACAAAACTGGACATCCAGTATTTCTATGTCCCCGCAAAAGTGCAAGGAGGATTAAAAATAACATTAGATGTGAGTTTCCATCTGAtgatttaagcctttttcaactgacttttatagttcgttcttatgttgtatgttgtactaggggagggttgggatccagctaacatgtttaaccccgccacattatttatgtatgtgcctgtcccaagtcaggagcctgtaattcagtggttgtcgtttgtttatgtgttacatttatttgtttctcgttcattttttttcataaaaatttagttttatcgtttgaattgttttaaattgtcttatcgaggccttttatagttgactatgcgttatgggctttgctcattgttgaaggccgtatggctacctatagttgttaatgtctgtgtcattttggtcttttgtggataattgtctcattggcaatcataccacatctttctttttttatatttccatgGAAAACATATGTTGCCAAGAAGTGACAAGTTTCAACAGGAAGTTGAAAGgcaatgaaataaatacacacacTATAACACAATGTTAAAGCTTTAAGCCATATATAAAGATTGTGCCCAATGTTATGTTGATGAGAAAAGTGTGACAAAAGTTTTTGCGACTCCACCGATGAAGACACTGACGCAGGCAGTATATAAATCACTAACAACGGATGATAGAGTAAATAAGTCATATATAGCATCTTGAATATAATGTAACAATATCAATGTGTTTTAGTTTTAAACTTACTGTAATTTCAGTTGTCTCACTTTCTTTTACTGATTCATTTTCTACAAATTTGTCAAATTCTGCAAGGTAACCAGGACTGCTGTATTCCACTTTCTGCTTGTTTTTCACATACATTTCATTCTATAAAAAAAGagatttgttgttattttattttattcttaaattaaaaacaaatagaaacaaGAATAACACAATGAGGGTAATTAAACCAgtcttgttttttctttttttgtgtcaCACCATTTTTTAATCTATAACCATGACAGTGGAATTTGCTAATATCAAACTTTACCTTCATTGTTCCATCAgtaacaatatgttaaattcaaaAAGCTTTTATATGCCTTTGTGTGCttatatgtttttgtgttttaattatgattaagattatacttaatgttgactgctgtatccctatttttgacatttttacccattatgtctgtgtgttttgttcacacatcattgtcaatataattgaatttggtGCGACAGGTGAACGGTTTAGTTAGcgataaaaccaggttcaatccactattttctacaccagaaaatgattgtac contains:
- the LOC139486623 gene encoding uncharacterized protein — encoded protein: MKNEMYVKNKQKVEYSSPGYLAEFDKFVENESVKESETTEITEFSQTDFTDDESQGSVWRPDSQESVPENDLKRKALDYFLTVCGLDPVSQLQCNWEEASERTRRNHTNTATSIFQEVLNVIAPGQVSSLSNAVLQRLSSTQSDDNNMLEVLSAAYNQATDWGTQRQILSLFGGNYSLKAIKEFIPDLSKYKYTTARKHSSMIGTGQPVSKTSYSREGLTDEQISHFMDFIMSPSIITDAPYGETHLKISSGEVFHVPKIILNSQVQDPI